Proteins from a genomic interval of Quercus robur chromosome 9, dhQueRobu3.1, whole genome shotgun sequence:
- the LOC126700334 gene encoding serine/arginine-rich splicing factor RS40 isoform X2, with amino-acid sequence MENERDAEDAIRRLDRTEFGRKGRRLRVEWTKHERGIRRPGGSRKSSANTRPSKTLFVINFDTHHTRTRDLERHFEPYGKIVSVRIRRNFAFVQYESQEDACRALDGTNMSKLLDRVISVEYAVRDDDDERRNGYSPDRRSRDRSLERGRDRRRSPSPYRRERGSPDYGRGASPYRKERGSPDYGRGGSPSPYRRERASPDYGRTRSRSPYQRDRVGSDRRRGPSRSPYQPERVSADVARGPSRSPYGREKASPDNGRGPSRSPYERERESPNNGRDLSRSPYGRERASPEDGRVPSQSPYDGRERASPDNGREVSPIPEPRDSPNFGGGPESPMHERYRSRSPPGEE; translated from the exons AtggaaaatgagagagatgCCGAGGATGCTATTCGGAGACTTGATCGAACAGAATTTGGTCGTAAGGGACGTAGGCTTCGTGTTGAATGGACAAAA CATGAGCGTGGCATTAGAAGGCCTGGAGGTTCCAGAAAATCTTCAGCTAATACGAGGCCTTCAAAGACCTTGTTTGTTATTAATTTCGACACACATCATACTAGGACTAGGGACTTGGAGAGGCACTTTGAACCATATGGGAAGATAGTGAGTGTAAGGATTAGAAGGAACTTTGCATTTGTTCAGTATGAATCACAGGAGGATGCTTGTAGAGCATTGGATGGAACAAACATGAG CAAGCTGTTGGATCGAGTTATTTCAGTGGAGTATGCAGTTcgggatgatgatgatgaaagaAGAAACGGATATAGTCCTGATAGGAGAAGTCGAGATAGGTCATTGGAGAGAGGTCGTGATAGAAGGCGATCCCCAAGCCCCTATCGAAGAGAGAGGGGCAGCCCTGATTATGGCCGTGGTGCTAGTCCATATaggaaagagagaggaagcCCTGATTATGGCCGTGGGGGCAGCCCAAGTCCCTATAGGAGAGAGAGGGCTAGCCCTGATTATGGTCGGACACGCAGTCGTAGTCCTTATCAAAGAGATAGGGTTGGGTCTGATCGTCGCCGTGGTCCTAGCCGTAGTCCTTACCAACCAGAAAGGGTGAGTGCTGATGTTGCTCGTGGCCCCAGCCGTAGTCCTTATGGAAGAGAGAAGGCAAGCCCTGACAATGGTCGTGGCCCCAGCCGTAGTCCTTATGAAAGGGAGAGGGAAAGCCCTAACAATGGTCGTGACCTCAGCCGCAGTCCTTATGGTAGAGAGAGGGCTAGTCCTGAAGATGGTCGAGTCCCCAGCCAAAGCCCTTATGatgggagagagagagctagCCCCGACAATGGTCGTGAAGTCAGCCCCATACCCGAACCCAGGGACAGCCCTAATTTTGGTGGTGGTCCAGAAAGCCCTATGCATGAGAGATATCGCAG TCGATCACCCCCCGGAGAGGAATGA
- the LOC126700334 gene encoding serine/arginine-rich splicing factor RS40 isoform X1, whose protein sequence is MRPIFCGNFEYDARQSDLERLFGRYGKVERVDMKSGFAFIYMENERDAEDAIRRLDRTEFGRKGRRLRVEWTKHERGIRRPGGSRKSSANTRPSKTLFVINFDTHHTRTRDLERHFEPYGKIVSVRIRRNFAFVQYESQEDACRALDGTNMSKLLDRVISVEYAVRDDDDERRNGYSPDRRSRDRSLERGRDRRRSPSPYRRERGSPDYGRGASPYRKERGSPDYGRGGSPSPYRRERASPDYGRTRSRSPYQRDRVGSDRRRGPSRSPYQPERVSADVARGPSRSPYGREKASPDNGRGPSRSPYERERESPNNGRDLSRSPYGRERASPEDGRVPSQSPYDGRERASPDNGREVSPIPEPRDSPNFGGGPESPMHERYRSRSPPGEE, encoded by the exons ATGAGGCCCATCTTCTGTGGAAATTTTGAGTATGACGCACGGCAGTCTGATCTGGAACGGCTATTTGGTAGATATGGGAAGGTTGAGAGGGTGGATATGAAGTCTG GATTTGCTTTTATCTATAtggaaaatgagagagatgCCGAGGATGCTATTCGGAGACTTGATCGAACAGAATTTGGTCGTAAGGGACGTAGGCTTCGTGTTGAATGGACAAAA CATGAGCGTGGCATTAGAAGGCCTGGAGGTTCCAGAAAATCTTCAGCTAATACGAGGCCTTCAAAGACCTTGTTTGTTATTAATTTCGACACACATCATACTAGGACTAGGGACTTGGAGAGGCACTTTGAACCATATGGGAAGATAGTGAGTGTAAGGATTAGAAGGAACTTTGCATTTGTTCAGTATGAATCACAGGAGGATGCTTGTAGAGCATTGGATGGAACAAACATGAG CAAGCTGTTGGATCGAGTTATTTCAGTGGAGTATGCAGTTcgggatgatgatgatgaaagaAGAAACGGATATAGTCCTGATAGGAGAAGTCGAGATAGGTCATTGGAGAGAGGTCGTGATAGAAGGCGATCCCCAAGCCCCTATCGAAGAGAGAGGGGCAGCCCTGATTATGGCCGTGGTGCTAGTCCATATaggaaagagagaggaagcCCTGATTATGGCCGTGGGGGCAGCCCAAGTCCCTATAGGAGAGAGAGGGCTAGCCCTGATTATGGTCGGACACGCAGTCGTAGTCCTTATCAAAGAGATAGGGTTGGGTCTGATCGTCGCCGTGGTCCTAGCCGTAGTCCTTACCAACCAGAAAGGGTGAGTGCTGATGTTGCTCGTGGCCCCAGCCGTAGTCCTTATGGAAGAGAGAAGGCAAGCCCTGACAATGGTCGTGGCCCCAGCCGTAGTCCTTATGAAAGGGAGAGGGAAAGCCCTAACAATGGTCGTGACCTCAGCCGCAGTCCTTATGGTAGAGAGAGGGCTAGTCCTGAAGATGGTCGAGTCCCCAGCCAAAGCCCTTATGatgggagagagagagctagCCCCGACAATGGTCGTGAAGTCAGCCCCATACCCGAACCCAGGGACAGCCCTAATTTTGGTGGTGGTCCAGAAAGCCCTATGCATGAGAGATATCGCAG TCGATCACCCCCCGGAGAGGAATGA